Within Runella rosea, the genomic segment TCGTGCTGGGCGCTCAATTCTTTGATAAAACCTTTGTCTTCCAACTCGTACAAAGCGGCAGGAATATCTTCTATTTCGTTGTATTTCAGCTTACTCGTCCGAAAAAATAACCCGCGCCGATTGCTAAAACGCACAAACAGACATTGCGCATCTTCTGATAACGCCCGAAAACCTCGAATAAACTCTTTTTCGTCGCTGTTTAGAATATCACCATACAGCTTTTCTACAAACGTCACCAAAAATAAGAAGTAATCCAGATAGTATTTGGGAGGCAGCTCAGTAGGTGCCGCAGTTTCCCGTGAGGGGATTGATTCCATATAATATACGTTCAACTTTTGGAGAAATACACCAGGCCGCTACCCATCAAAAGGGAAGTTTTACAGTAAAAACAATTTGAATATCAATTTTATCTGCAAATTCGTTAAAATGGTACGAAATTCGCTTTTTGCGGTGATGTTATTCCCTAACTTTTCATTTGTGATGAATCCAAAGCTAACGGCCTTTTACTATTTACTGATCCAATCATTTTTTTGTTCGTTCATTGCCTTTAGCCAGCCAAAGGTAGAAAATCTGGGCAATTCTGTTAATTCTGAATACAACGAAATCAATCCAGTTATCTCTCCAGACGGTAAAACATTGTTTTTTGCGCGAGTAAGCCATCCCCAAAACGCGCATGGATTGGAAGGTAGCCAAGATATTTGGTTTTCTGAACTCACCAATAATCAATGGGGTTTAGCCCGTCGCATGACTCCACCGATTAACAAAGAAGAATACAATTGCGCTTACAGCATCACCCCCGACGGTAATACATTGCTTATCATGGGGGCTTACGAAAAAGGCACTTACCAAACACGTGGTTTTTCGTTTAGCAAACGCACCGCAAACGGTTGGTCGGCACCTCAAAAACTCGCCATTGCTGGTCTTGAAGGAATGAGTAAAGGGGAATACATGTGCGGATTTTTGTCAAACGACGGTAAAACGCTAATAATGGCCTTCAGTGAGAAAAAGAAAAGTACCAAAGATGATATCTATGTAAGCTTTCAGCAAAAAAACGGTACGTGGACCAAGCCAACAAGTTTGGGCCTTGATGTAAATACCGACGATTTTACGGAAACCACGCCTTTTTTAGCCGCTGACGGGGCCACCCTGTATTTTTCTAGCGACCGAACTGGCGGACAGGGGAGCAATGACATTTATTACACCAAGCGCATTGACAAAACGTGGAAAGTTTGGTCTAAGCCCGTCAATTTAGGCCCAGCCATCAACACCGATGGCTATGACGCATATTACACCATTGCGGCTGCAGGCGATTATGCATACATGGTTTCCAAAAAGAATACGCTCGGCAAAGGAGATATTGTAAAAATCAAGATTAAATCCGATGAGCCCAGTACCCCTTCCATTGTGCCCACACCCGATCCCGTGGTGTTGTTGAGCGGCAAGGTATTGGATACCAAAACAGGAAAACCGATTGACGCCCGAATCATTTACGAAAATCTGGCCGACGGCACCGAAGTAGGTACAGCACAAACCGACCCCCGAACGGGCGAGTATAAAATTGTCCTTCCTAAAGGCATTAAATATGGCGTACGAGCCGTTGCGAAAGACTTTATTGCCGAAGCACAAAACATTGACTTGACTAATGTAACTGATTATAAAGAAGTTGCAGGAACAAACCTAAAATTAGTCCCCATCGAAATCAACGCAGTCGGGGTCTTGAATAATTTATTTTTTGATACGGGTAAAGCCGAAATACGCCCTGAATCTAATCCCGAATTGGACCGAATGGTGTTGACATTCAACGAAAATCCAGGCTTAGTATTGGAAATAGGTGGCCACACCGACAATGTAGGAAGCGATGCTTCTAACATCAAACTCTCTCAAGACCGCGCGGACTCAGTGAGAGAGTATTTTATAGGAAAAGGAATTGAGCCCGACCGCGTGCAAAGCAAAGGCTACGGAGAATCAAAACCCAAAGCCTCCAACGATACAGACGAAGGCAAGCAAATCAACCGTCGGGTAGAATTCAAGATTTTGAAGAAATAACATCCACGTCAATTAACTACGAAAGATAACTCGTAGTTAATTGACAATGAACACCTTACTCAATATCTACATCAATGTGTCGACGGAAGTTACGCGTCGGATGATTATAGGGTAATGTTATGTTAAGTTCACGGGTTGACTGCTCATAATGCGCCACGATTTTGTCAACATTGACGTCGTTAGGCAAAAATAAATTGCCCAGCGTACGTGCAGTTTGCAGGTTATCCATCCCGTCGGGGCGGTCTGCAAAGAGGGGTAATAAATGATATACCCACAAACGATTGTTCAGCACATCTACCTGAAAACTATCGGGGCCTAGACCAGCCGCTTTGATTCGTACTTCATACCCTTTTTCGTCTTGAGTGATGGCTAAATCAGGTTCACTCATTCCACCATTGGTCGTATTAGCGTAATCTATTGCGGTCAGAATTTCTTGCGGAATTTGAATTTTTGCTTTCATCTTGCTATTTGGCTAGTTGGTTTTAAATTCTCAAACAGCGTACCAAGACTTATTTTATGACAAAATGACTATTTATTGTAAAATCATTTGTCAAAATGGCGCAAAAATTCCACTATTTCCCCCATTTGATACGGTTTTTCCCCATCAATGATCATCAGATTCTTTAATTCTTGGGGAGGTTGGCCATATTTCAAAAAGCTTTCCCAAATATGATTGATGTACCAAACGGGCTCTTCACCCCAGCGAGTGTCGGCGGCTTTACGAATCCGAAATGTTTCTTCTGAAATATGGGTGAAAAAGCAAAAATCGTACAACGCATTCAAGTCATCGTCAACAAATGCTAAAACCCCTTCAATGACCAGTACCTCAAAGTCTTGATGCAAAAATCCAGTAGCTTTCCTTAATAACTCAAAGTCAATAGATTCTGGCGTTTCCCAATCTGTACGGTCACGAATCAGGGGAATGTCATGAAGGATTTTAACGAAATCGTCTTGGTGTAAGGCTATTGCTCGTTTATTTTGAGCACGGAAATGCCAAACCAATGTTTCGGCAAGCGTCGTTTTTCCTGACCGGCTGCGTCCGCCAATGCCAATAATCATGGTAGGTGAAGAGTGAGGGTTCAGCCACAAACATAAACCCAAACTCCCTTATAAACAACAAATCCCGACAAATGTCGGGACTGTTGCTTCGGTTTTTAGTTGATGATAAATTTTTTTGGGTCTAAACCCCATTCCGTTTACAATACCACCTCTTTTTCGGTGGCTATTGTCAATATTTCGTTGTCTTTCAAACGCACCGCTAAGCCAAGCGTTTTGGGAACTTCATAATGGAAGAAAAATTTCATCGTATGAATTTTTCCTTCATAAAACGCCAACTCTTCGCCGTCAGGATTTTGGGTAACAATGGTGCGCTGCGCTACAACGGCCTGCTTCAACCACTGCCACGCCACGGTACTGATACCAAACATTTCCATGTATAAGGTTGCGTCCATCAAAAAGCGCTCAATATCGCCCTGCATCGCATACGGCATCAAAGCCATCGTTACTTCCTGCAAACGTCCCAATTCAGCTTTCAATTTTTGGGCGTAAGGTTTCAGATTGTCGTAGGTTTCGGCCTCGGCAATGGTCTTAGCCACTTCTCCAAAAAGATACTGAGCAGGTTTGCCACCCTTCATGGTCATCTTACGACCAAGCAAATCCTGCGACTGAATTCCAGTGGTTCCTTCGTAGATCGGGGTGATGCGAATATCACGGTAAAGTTGTTCCAACGGAAAATCTTCCGTAAAACCATATCCTCCTAGTACTTGTAGTCCATTGCTTACCGCAACCAATCCCATTTCAGTCGGGTAGGTTTTTGCCACTGGTGTCAGCAACTCAAGCATCAAATGGTATTTTTCCTTTTCTTCGGGGTCTTCACTCGCGTGGGCAATATCGGCACAGCGGGCGGTTTCCATCAAAAGAGATAGCGAACCTTCCACGATTGCCTTTTGCAGCAGCAACATTCGTTTTACATCTGGGTGTTGAATGATTGGAATTTGCGGACTGTCCAAGGCTGACTTTTGGTTCAGTCTACGACTTTGTGGACGCTCTTTGGCGTACTGCAACGAAGCGCAATACGCCGCCGAAGCAATTGCCACGCCCGTCATTCCTACACCGATACGGGCTTCGTTCATCATCTGAAACATGTAATTAAGCCCTCGGTGCGGTTCACCCACCAGCCAACCGTGGCAATCATCGCGGTCGCCCATGGTCAGGTGCATGGCAGGCACACCCCGCTGGCCTAATTTATGATAGATTCCTGTGGAAGTTACGTCATTTTCGGTGCCGTCAAGGCGGTATTTAGGTACTACAAAAAGAGAAATGCCTTTGGTACCTTTGGGGGCACCGTCAATCCGTGCCAACATCAGGTGAATGATATTTTCGCACTGATCATGATCGCCCGCCGAAATAAAGACCTTTTGGCCCTTGATTTGGTAAGAGCCATCGGCCTGAGGGGTAGCTGAAGTTGTAATATCTGATAATGAACTGCCCGCCTGGGGCTCGGTCAGCGCCATTGTGCCCTGCCATTTTCCGCCGAGCATTTTTTCTACGTAGGTTTGTTTTAATTCCTCCGAAGCAAACGAGGCAATCAGCCGGGCCGCTCCTGACGTGAGCCCAGTGTACATCATGCCGTTGTTAGCCGCCATTAAGATAAACCCAAGAATGGAATTAACAATTTCGGGCAATTGCTGGCCACCATCTTCAAAAGAGAAACCCGTTCCGATCAGTCCCGCGTCGCCCATTGCTTTGAGGTATTCACCTACTTTTGGATGTACCGTTACTTTACCATTTTTCAGTTCTGGCTGATTCCGGTCTAAATCACGAAAATGCGGAAACATGATATTGTCGCCTATCTGGGTCACGGCATCAATTGTCATATCAAACGTTTCGCGGTCATGAGCGCTGTAGTAGGGGTAGTGCGTTAACTCAGTAGCATTAAATACTTCGTAGAGAAGAAAATTAAGGTTACGACGGCTATAATACTGGGCCATTGGCAGTTAAGCATTTAGAAGGTTCAGCAATCAGGTTTTATTAGTATGCAAGCATACCGAATTGCAAAGATATATAAAAACTTTATAAGATAAACTGACCTACAAAAAAAGCGGCTCGAAAGCCGCTTATATGATGTTCATCCACTTACCCTTTCCAATTCTTGAAGATATGGAAAGGGTTCAGTTTTTACGCCAACGTATTCAAATCAAAAGGTAATTTTCGAATCCGTTTGCCCGTCGCGGCAAAAACAGCATTGGCCAATGCTGGAGCTATCGGCGGCAATCCAGGCTCTCCTACTCCACCTGGTTCGGCACCGCTTTCTACGATATGAATCTCAACCGCAGGCATTTCGTTAAAACGCATTACATGGTATTGATGGAAATTGGTATGGTCGGCTTGTCCGTGGGTAAACGTTACCCCTTTTTTAACTGCCGCCGTAATTCCCATCACAATGTTGCCTTCAGTTTGGGCTTTCACGTTGTCTGGGTTTACGTAGTGACCACAGTCAATGACCGACACCACTTTTTCGACCTTTACGCCCGCTCCGTGTTTGGCTACCGTAATGCAACACGCACTGATGCTTCCAAACGATTTGAAAACAGCAATGCCTTTTCCGTGTCCAGCGGGAAGTTTTTCACCCCATTTGGCTTTTTCGCCCAATGTTTCGAGCACTTTTTTGAATCGCTCATCGGTCATCATTTCCAAACGCGCTTTCAGTGGGTCTTTGCCCGCCGAATGGATAAGTTCGTCCAAAAACCCTTCCTGGCTGAACCCAAAATTGGACGCATACACCGAGCGCCACCATACAATCGGAATCTCTGTATCGACGTGCGTAAACGACACTTTGAAGGCTGGAATGGCATATTTTTGTTCTTTTTGGCTCAATTCACCACAAATCCAATCGTCAGGTTTATCGTTTGGTGCTTTAAATACCTGAAATTGAATAGATTCTCCAATAGGATGGTGGTGATAAGCTACAATATTGCCTTTCTCATCAACCCCTCCCTGCATCCGAGCCATCATACCCGGGCGGTACGGCCCTTGGGTGATGTCATCTTCGCGCGTCCAAACCAATTTTACTGGTTTTTTCACTTCTTTTGACAGAAAACAGGCTTCCAGCAAAAAGTCATGGTAGGCTTTGCGACCAAAGGCTCCGCCCAGCAATGCTACGTTTATTTTTATTTGTTCGGGTTTGATTTTGAGGTACCCAGCCAAGTCACGCAAGGCCCAATCTGGCCCCTGAATTGGTGCCCAAACTTCCACCGTACCGTCTTCTTTTACGTGCGCAATGGCATTTTCTGGCTCCATAGGCGCGTGTGCCAAAAACGGAGTTTCATAAAGCGCTTCCACTTTTTTGGCTGCCCCCGCAAATGCCGCTGCAAAATCACCCGATTCTTCGCCTTTCAACCCTTCTTTGATAGCGGCTTCCGCACATTTTTTGTAATAAGCATCGGTAGTTAAGGTATGGGGTATTGTTCCGTTGTCCCAATGAACTTTTACCACTTTTTTGGCCGATAAGGCCGCCCAATAGTTGTCTGCGATGATTGCCACAGCTTCGGCCGTGCGGTGGGGCATAGGCCGCTCGCACTTCAAAACTTTTTGTACTCCCTTGATTTTGAGCGCTTCTGTGTCATCAATTGATACTACTTTCCCAAAAATGTGGGGATTGTGAATCATGACGGCATAGACCATTCCAGGTACGTCAACATCGATACCAAAAACGGCTTTGCCCGTTACCCGCGCGGGGACGTCTAATCGAGGAGCATATTTTCCTACAATCTTAAAGTCTTTGGCCTCTTTGAGTGCGGGATTTTTGGGTACTTCAAATTTTGAAGCTTCGTCGGCTACTTCTCCGTAAGTCAACGATTTTCCACTTGGTTTGTGGAAAACTTTGGCTTCTTTGGCATAACATTCGCTTTCGGGAACGCTCCAGCGCTGAGCGGCTGCTTTCACCAACATTTCCCGGGCAGCGGCTCCTGCCTGACGAATAGGTTTCCATAATGCTCGCACGCTACTGCTTCCGCCAGATGTTTGGTCACCGTACTTTCCTTTTCCGTCTGATTGCCAAATGGTTACTTGGTCAAGGCGCACTTCAAGTTCTTCGGCCAACAGCGACGGTACAGCCTGCGTGGAGCCTTGACCCATATCAGGTCGCGGATTAATCAAAATGATTTTTCCGTTTGGCTCAATCACAATAAATGGATTGATTTCGAGGGCCAATGCAGAAGGGCCTGCTCCGTTTAATGGAATGACCGTTGGCTTAGAGGAAGCCGAAAGACCCATCATCAGACCTGCCGATGATAAGCCAAGTGTTTTTATAAAATCTCTACGATTGCTCATCTTTATTGTCTTTTTTTATTGCCTCTGACACATCACTATTCATCCGCAAGTTGTGGTTTATTTTCCGCCAGTTACGTCGGCTTTAGGCGTATCTTTTGCCGCTCGTTTAATCGCTTTACGAATACGGTCATACGTACCACAACGACAAATATGTCCGCGCATGGCGGAATCAATATCGGCATCGGTAGGATTTGCTTTTTCTTTCAATAAAGCACTTGCTGCCATGATTTGGCCCGACTGGCAATAACCACACTGCGGCACTTGCTCCTCAATCCACGCCTGTTGTACAGGATGCAGATTTTCTTCGGTGCCAAGGCCTTCGATGGTCGTAATTTTTTTACCGATTACGGCCTGAACAGGAAGCACACACGAACGGGTAGGCTTGCCTTCTAAATGAACAGTACAGGCACCACACTGCGCAATTCCGCAGCCAAATTTGGTACCTTTCAGTCCTACAAAATCGCGGATTGCCCAGAGGAGCGGCATTTTGGGGTCAATATCAAGGGAAAAGTTTTTTCCGTTGACATTCAGAGAAATCGCGGCCATAGCTTCGAAAAGGTTCTATTAGAGGTTATTTTTAAGTAAAGTTTAAGAGAATATGGGGCAAAACCAAGTTTTACGGATGAAAGCACAATTTTCCAAACTCAAAATACATAAAACTTGCCTGAAATGCCCGTAGATATAAGGTCCTTATTTTATTTTCCAAACGGATTTTGGAAAAGATGCTTAATATCTGTTTCAACAAAATGGGCTTTTTTAAGAAGAGCTTTTTTTAACAATTTAATATATTCTGATTTGGGAATCTCAATGGCTCCAAATCTGCGTACATTGTCATTGATGAACTGCGTGTCCAGAAGGTCGTAGTTTTGCTGTTTAAGAATTTCAATTAAATAATGAAAAGCGACTTTGGAGGCATTGCTTACGGTGTGAAACATGGATTCTCCAAAAAAAACACCGCCAATGGCAACACCATATAAACCACCGACCAGTTCATTATTTTCGTAGGTTTCGACGCTATGTGCAAAACCCATTCGATTCAACTCAGAATACGCGCTGATGATTTCATCAGAAATCCACGTGGATTCTTCATCCTGTCTGGGCAAAGCGCAGCCTTTCATTACTCCCTCAAAATCAGCATTAACTCGAATCTCAAATTGTTGTTTATTAAGGATTGGGCGCAGTGATTTTGAAGGTTTGTAGGTATCGAGCGGAATAATGGCCCGGGGGTCTGGAGAGTACCAATAAAGCGTACCATCGGCATCGGCCATTGGAAAAATTCCATTCATGTACCCATAAATAAGATCGTCGGCCGACAAAAAATTCATAAAAAACCACCCGTATTTCAACCCCAAAAATACAATAAAAACGTCAACGAGCGATGAAATGGATGATAAGTATTCTAATTTTGATGATGGCTTGTGCCTCCGAATCTCCTATGAACAACGACCAGACTCCAGCGCCTACACTCGTCCCCGGACAATACCGTTATTTGTCACTTGGCGATTCTTATACCATTGGTGAACGAGTAACGCCCGAAGAACGGTGGAGCGTTATTTTGAGTGATTTGTTGCGCAAAAACAACATAAACATCGCCAATCCAGAGATTATCGCCAAAACAGGCTGGACTACGGCCGAACTGATGGAAGGCATTAAAGGCCGAAATCCTAAAGGCCCTTACAATTTGGTTTCTATCTTAATTGGGGTAAATAACCAATACCGGGGCCAATCCATTGAGCGATACCGCGAAGAGTTACAGGAACTTCTTCAACAAGCCATTGGGTTTGCGGGCGGAAATATCGAACGCGTTTTTATGCTTTCAACCCCCGATTGGGGCGTGACACCGTTTGCCAAAGGAAGCGATCAGGCCAAAATTGCCACAGAAATTGATGCTTTTAACAAAGCGGCCAAGGAAGAATGTGAAAAATCAGGGATTGTGTTTATTGATATAACGCCGCTCTCGCGAACGGCTCGCAATGATGCTTCACTTATTGCGGATGACGGGCTTCATTTTTCAGGAAAAATGTACCGTCAGTGGGCTGAATTTGCCTTACCAACGGTACAAAATCGGGTAAATAAATAAGTAGGGTAAAACGTGTTACAGGAAAATAGAGTATCCTAAAACGATTTTGAATCTCTCCATATATATACGTATTGAATTAAAAAAAGTCACTTTTATTGATTAAAAAAATAAACTATCCCCAACGATGCCCGAAAAGTGCGCACATCGGGACGGTCTTCAAACCCCTGACCGTTTGCTAAAAAGCTATTAAACTTCCCAAAAGTACCGCCAATCCGACCATTAATCGACAATGTAGGGGTTATAAAATAGTTTACGCCCCCTCCCAACCATACCCCAGGGCCTTTCAACTGAAACTCGTAAAATCGACCATTCAATAAAACGGGCTTTATTTTCAGGTTTGTCAATGCGTATCCACCTTCTATAAACGGGCGCACTTTTTGCAATGTTCCGCCAAAATTAGCCCTTATGCCAGCAACTAGTGTTGCCATTTGATTGATGTCCCATTCTGACTTAAATTTTAGGGTTTGGGCTTCATATTGGGCAAATGCCTCAAAACGCTGGTTAAAACCGTATCCCAAACGCACCCCAACTCCTATTCCATTTGGATCTGATTCATCTAGTTGGTCAAAAAAAGTGGATGACCATTGAACAAGACTGCCGTACAAGTGCACGTTTACACCTTCAGTATTGGACTGAATATCCTGCGCACGTAGTAAAGTTGAAGCGGTCAGAAACAAGAGGGGCAATAGAATTATCTGTCGTAGCATTGTTTTAAAAGGTTAAAATGGAACGGTAAGAGTGGTACGAGTGGTACGTAGATTATTGATGCGGCGGCCTTGCTGAAACACCACCTCATCGCTGGCTTTATCACTATATTCGGGGTATTTGATGCCTATCCATTGATTGTTAACCGCTTCAACGGCTTCAAATTGAACGGCTAAAAGTGCTTTTTGTGAATTGGAAGCAGGTCGAGCCGACGTAACGCGGGCCCGCACCCGAGCTCCTGTTGATACCACCATTAAACCATCAATTTGAACGGGCGATACCGCTCTCAGCCAAACGATTTGCCCCGCCACCGCGTCCGATGAAATTGTTTGAGCGAACTCTACCGCAAAAGGCTCATTTTTCACTTCGACCGTTGCCATCCGAACGGGCACCTTGCGTTCTGGTTCTTTTGGTTTTTCTTCTTTTTCAACTGGCTTCGGCTCTTCCTTTACAGGGTTTTTATCTTCTGGTTTTTCGTCCACTGGCACCTTCTTTTTCCCTGGGTTGGACGGAGTATTGTCAACAGGCTTTGAGGGTTTTTCAATCGGAAGGGCTGATTCTTGTTTAGGTGGCAAACGCACTTCCGCTTGAGCAATTATAGGAAGGCTGTCTTGTTTTTTTTCAATCACCCTGCTGACTACCATTTTTGTTGTGTCTTTTTGAACCAGACCAAACGTTGGTTCTTTACGGTCATCATCATTTTTATTTACGCCAACGAGCCAAAACCCAACAATTCCCGCCGCAATAACGATTGCTCCCAACAATATCAATCCTTCCAAACTCAGCAGATTGGCCTTGAGTTGTTGTGTTCCAGATTGCCTCTTAGGTTGCGTGTCAGCACCCACCAACCGCGTAGGTGCCACTTGCGGTTTATCAGTTTTAACATTTGCCAGACGAGTGGCGGGTAATGGTTTGGGAGTCGTATCAAAAATTTGGAGGTTAATCGGCCCAGGTGCAACTACCAACGCCAATGCCTGCCGCAATTCGAAGGCTTTAGAAAATCGTTTTTCAGGTTTCTTTTGAAGCAGTATTTCCAGAATTTCGTCTATCTGTTTGGGCAAATCGCCCACCCGAGTTCGTGCCGAAATGGGTTTTTTAGTCAGAATTTGGTTGATAAGCGTTGTATCTGTAGCGGGTTCAAATGGCAGTTTTCCCGTCAATAGTTCATACAATAATACCCCAACGGCGTACAGATCCGACTGCGCCGAGGGCTCCGCGCCATTCAATAATTCAGGGGCCATGTATTCCAACGTACCAACCACCCTATCTACGCGGGTGAGGCGCTGACTGCCAACCATCCGCGCAATGCCAAAATCCATCAATTTAACCGTTCCTTCACGGGTGAGCATCAAGTTGGCGGGTTTGATGTCTCGGTGCAAAATTCCTTTATAATGTGCGTGCTGCAACCCATCAAGTGTCTGAATAACAATCCTGATGGCTGTTTCTAATGGCAGTTTTCCTTGCTTAGAGACCAAGCGCTCTAAAGTCATTCCGTCCACCAACTCCATCACCATCACGTTGTCGGATCGAACTTGAAGGAAATTGTATAACGTCGCCACATTCGGATGGTTAAGTTGGGCAGAAAGCACGGCCTCATTTCGAAATCGTTCCATGAATGTAGTGTCGCGCAACAAATGTGGATGCAACATTTTGATAGCAACAGAACGTCGAAGAAACGTATCGGTGGCCCGATACACCGTCCCCATACCTCCTTCGCCGAGGAGTTCTTCGATGTGATAGTTGTGAAGGGTTCGGCCAATCATTTCAGTAAACAGTAACGGTTAATTATATGTATATCAGGCAATTTCTTCGGTTGGGCGGAGGGCTTGCGGTGCTTCTGAAGAGAGCCGCTCAATCAATAACACCGTGATATTGTCGTGTCCACCGCGTTGTTTGGCGGCTTCTACCAACTGCTGCGCCGATTCATTTAAGGTCGGTATGAGCATCAGTTGCGCAATTTCATCATTGGTGAGATAGTCATACAGACCATCGGTACTGAGCAACAGGCGATCATCGTTTTCGAGAGAATGTGTCATCGCTTCAACATCAATTTCCACTTTGTTGTGGGTACCCATGGCGCGGGTAAGTACGTTTCGTTCTGGATGTTTTTCGGCTTCCAAAGGAGCAATAACCCCTTGCTGAACAAGCATTTGAACGTATGTATGATCAGTTGACAATTGCAGAAGCTGACCATTTTTGAGCAGATATAATCGGCTATCACCGACATGCGCAATGTACAATTTAGCATCACACACCACCACCGCCGTGCAGGTTGTGCCCATGCCGCGCTGACGTGCATTGCGGCTTGCCGCCTGCCAAATGGCACGATTGGCTTTTGTAAATGCCAGAAACAAACTTTCTTCGGGTGTTTCTTCCCGTTGGTAATACGTTTTGGCAATGGTTTCAACCGCCATTTGAGAAGCAATTTCTCCAGCGGCGTGCCCTCCCATGCCATCTGCCACAATCGCCAAAAAACCTTTTGATGTCCGTACTAACAAATCTGCCGGACGCACAAACCGCGCCGCGTCTTCATTGTTGGTACGCACACAACCTACATCCGATACCACCACGGCCCGTAAGTCGCTGAAAGATTCTGACGGGGAGGTGTCAGTTGCTTTATTTGATAACCATTTTTTCCAGAACATGGCACGTAGAGGTTCGATGTAGGTCAATGATTTTTTGTTCTTATCCAACGTTTTACGGAGATTTTTCCCATAAAATCCGTGAAGGTATCCACCCATTCTGCAAGCGAAAATCCGTTGTCTGCTGGGCTTGTTAATTCTTGCAGCAGTTCCGCCGCCGTCATTCGATTGGCGCTATTGATTCGCAACAACTTATGAATGAGACGCTTGCTTCTTTTTGTCAAATGTGGAACCAATAAATCGGGGGAAGTGTACTGTCCCCGTTCAATTTTTAAGCGAACTTCCGTTTCGCTGCGACCGTCGAAAGGCAAATGCCCCGTCAGCATTTCGTAGAATAAAACCCCTAACGACCAACAATCAGACTGAATGCTTACTTTGCCGTGAAACTGCTCAGGAGCCATGTAATGCGACGTTCCGACGATGTATCCTTCCTGCGTGAGTTTGGGCGTATAAGTCGATTTGGCGATTCCAAAATCCAACAATTTGGCAAAACTCTCACGATTTACTTTTACGTTTCCCGGTTTCAAATCCCGGTGGATGATGTGTCGTTCGTGCAAATAAATCACCGCCAACACAATCTGTTCCATTACCTTCCAGACAAACGCTTCGGGCAGTCGGCCTTGACGTTTGATGAGTTTTTCGAGCGTAATTCCTTCGACATATTCCATGATAATGCAGGGCGTACCGTTTTCAATCGTGTATTCGTAAAGGGCCGCAATGTGAG encodes:
- the aat gene encoding leucyl/phenylalanyl-tRNA--protein transferase, with protein sequence MNFLSADDLIYGYMNGIFPMADADGTLYWYSPDPRAIIPLDTYKPSKSLRPILNKQQFEIRVNADFEGVMKGCALPRQDEESTWISDEIISAYSELNRMGFAHSVETYENNELVGGLYGVAIGGVFFGESMFHTVSNASKVAFHYLIEILKQQNYDLLDTQFINDNVRRFGAIEIPKSEYIKLLKKALLKKAHFVETDIKHLFQNPFGK
- a CDS encoding SGNH/GDSL hydrolase family protein; the encoded protein is MKWMISILILMMACASESPMNNDQTPAPTLVPGQYRYLSLGDSYTIGERVTPEERWSVILSDLLRKNNINIANPEIIAKTGWTTAELMEGIKGRNPKGPYNLVSILIGVNNQYRGQSIERYREELQELLQQAIGFAGGNIERVFMLSTPDWGVTPFAKGSDQAKIATEIDAFNKAAKEECEKSGIVFIDITPLSRTARNDASLIADDGLHFSGKMYRQWAEFALPTVQNRVNK
- a CDS encoding outer membrane beta-barrel protein translates to MLRQIILLPLLFLTASTLLRAQDIQSNTEGVNVHLYGSLVQWSSTFFDQLDESDPNGIGVGVRLGYGFNQRFEAFAQYEAQTLKFKSEWDINQMATLVAGIRANFGGTLQKVRPFIEGGYALTNLKIKPVLLNGRFYEFQLKGPGVWLGGGVNYFITPTLSINGRIGGTFGKFNSFLANGQGFEDRPDVRTFRASLGIVYFFNQ
- a CDS encoding serine/threonine protein kinase, translating into MIGRTLHNYHIEELLGEGGMGTVYRATDTFLRRSVAIKMLHPHLLRDTTFMERFRNEAVLSAQLNHPNVATLYNFLQVRSDNVMVMELVDGMTLERLVSKQGKLPLETAIRIVIQTLDGLQHAHYKGILHRDIKPANLMLTREGTVKLMDFGIARMVGSQRLTRVDRVVGTLEYMAPELLNGAEPSAQSDLYAVGVLLYELLTGKLPFEPATDTTLINQILTKKPISARTRVGDLPKQIDEILEILLQKKPEKRFSKAFELRQALALVVAPGPINLQIFDTTPKPLPATRLANVKTDKPQVAPTRLVGADTQPKRQSGTQQLKANLLSLEGLILLGAIVIAAGIVGFWLVGVNKNDDDRKEPTFGLVQKDTTKMVVSRVIEKKQDSLPIIAQAEVRLPPKQESALPIEKPSKPVDNTPSNPGKKKVPVDEKPEDKNPVKEEPKPVEKEEKPKEPERKVPVRMATVEVKNEPFAVEFAQTISSDAVAGQIVWLRAVSPVQIDGLMVVSTGARVRARVTSARPASNSQKALLAVQFEAVEAVNNQWIGIKYPEYSDKASDEVVFQQGRRINNLRTTRTTLTVPF
- a CDS encoding Stp1/IreP family PP2C-type Ser/Thr phosphatase, with product MDKNKKSLTYIEPLRAMFWKKWLSNKATDTSPSESFSDLRAVVVSDVGCVRTNNEDAARFVRPADLLVRTSKGFLAIVADGMGGHAAGEIASQMAVETIAKTYYQREETPEESLFLAFTKANRAIWQAASRNARQRGMGTTCTAVVVCDAKLYIAHVGDSRLYLLKNGQLLQLSTDHTYVQMLVQQGVIAPLEAEKHPERNVLTRAMGTHNKVEIDVEAMTHSLENDDRLLLSTDGLYDYLTNDEIAQLMLIPTLNESAQQLVEAAKQRGGHDNITVLLIERLSSEAPQALRPTEEIA
- a CDS encoding serine/threonine protein kinase, which gives rise to MQLGQNIKGYVLTQWLGSGGMGEVYQAQHQTSRRPAAVKVLYRADQAARFRNEAYIQASVQHPHIAALYEYTIENGTPCIIMEYVEGITLEKLIKRQGRLPEAFVWKVMEQIVLAVIYLHERHIIHRDLKPGNVKVNRESFAKLLDFGIAKSTYTPKLTQEGYIVGTSHYMAPEQFHGKVSIQSDCWSLGVLFYEMLTGHLPFDGRSETEVRLKIERGQYTSPDLLVPHLTKRSKRLIHKLLRINSANRMTAAELLQELTSPADNGFSLAEWVDTFTDFMGKISVKRWIRTKNH